The genomic interval GTTCCAAAAACCGTCCGGGGATACGGTAAACCCCGAGTTTCTCGCAATGGAGGTCGTGGGGCAGCTATGGGGCGAGTTCCTCGTTGCCCAGGCCGCTAAAGAGTTCTTCATAATAGACCAGCACGGCGCGGCCGAGAGGGTCAGGTTTGAAAAGCTCAGGAAGGGGTACCGTTCCGGCTCCGTACCCTCGCAGTACCTTCTTATCCCGGAACGGATAGAGACCGCCCCGGACGAGAAGGCCGCCGTCGAAGGCGCCATGGCCGAGCTCGAGAGGCTCGGCTTCGAGGTGGCCCCGTTCGGCTCTTCGACGAGCAAGGGCGGCGGCACCTTTATAATAAAGGCCGCGCCCGAGATGCTCGGAGGCAGGGAAGCGGGGCGGCTCGTAACCGACCTTGCCGAAGAGCTTTCAACGCTCGGCGGGAGCGCGAACGTCGAGAGAAAGCTGGACGAGGTGTTCATAAGAGTCGCCTGCCACAGTGTCGTTAGGGGCAGGAGGCCGCTTACGGGGGAAGAGGCCGCGGCCCTCTTAAGGGACCTCTCGGAGGTGGACTTTTCCGGACACTGCCCGCACGGAAGGCCGGTCGTAAAGAAGGTCACGAGGGAAGAGGTGGAGAGGATGTTCAAGAGAGGATGACCGGTACGGGCAGGATAAAGATAGTTATAATAGTTGGGCCCACGGCCTCGGGGAAGAGCCGGCTTGCTATAGAGCTCGCCCGCGTCTTCGACGGGGAGGTGGTAAGCGCCGATTCCATGCAGGTATATAAAGGGATGGATATAGGCACTGCCAGGCCCTCCCCTGCGGAGCGCGGCGCCGTACCGCACCACCTTATGGATATAGTGGACCCGGACTGCGACTACACCGCGGCGCGCTTCAGGGAGGACGCAGCGGCCGCGATAAACGATATAGACTCGCGCGGGAAGAGGGCTTTCGTCGTGGGCGGCACCGGGCTCTACATACGCGCCCTGACCGAAGGGCTCTTCGAGGGGCCCGGCGAAGACCATAGGTTCAGAGACGGCCTTAAGAAGGAAGCCGCCGAGCACGGCGGGCAGTCGCTTCACCGGAAACTCGCGGAGGTCGACCCGGTCTCGGCCTCCCGCACGCACCCCAATAACACCCACAGGGTCGTAAGGGCGCTAGAGGTCTACCACCTTACGGGCCGTCCGATATCGGAACTTCAGGCCGAGCACGGCTTCGGGGAAGAGCCTTTCGACCTGCTCAAGATAGGGCTCGTGAAGGAGAGGGAGGCTTTATACCGCGACATAGACGGGCGGGTGGACGGGATGATGGAGGCGGGTCTGCTTGCCGAGGTCTGCCGCCTGATCGATGCGGGTTATGGCGCGGGTTATAAAGAAGGGTTGAAGTCCATGCAGGGTCTGGGGTATAAAGAGATGTTAGACCACGTGGCCGGAGGGTGTACGCTCGAGGAGGCGGTCCGGCTCTTAAAGAGGAATACAAGGCACTACGCCAAAAGACAGATGACCTGGTTTAAGAAGGACAAGGATATAAGGTGGTTCACTTCCGGGGAGAGTTCCGTTATAATCCCCGTCGTGAGGGAGTACTTCGCCGTGGAGGTCGCGGCGTCCGGGTGATAAAGAGGGTCGGCATAGCGGCGCTGGTCGTTCTCCTCGCGGGCGTTTATGCCCGGCCGGCCCTTTCCGAGATTACGGCCGTCGAGGCCGAGGGGGCCGCTCCCAGGCTTGAGGACGAGCGGGAGACAAGGGCCCTCGCCCTCGAAAACGCATTGAAGGACGCGGTGACAACGGCGCTCGGAGAGGTCCTGACCGAGGAGGCCGTCGAGGCCTACTCCGGCATACTCAACGTAACCATATACCCCAATGCCCGGGACTACGTCCTCAACTACAGGATACTTTCCATGGGCTGGATTACCCATCTGGCCAATGCGCCGTTTCCGCCACCCGAGCCCCGGCCCGGGGATGCGCCGCAGCCCGCGGGGGGGGTGGAGGGGGTTGGGGTCGAGGCCTACCACGTATGGATAGAGGCCAGCGTGGATATAAGGAGGTTGAAGAAAGAGGTGCGGTCCATGACGGTCATGGGAGTGGAGGAGACCTCCAACGTCACGCTCACGGTCCTCGGCGTTACGGACTACGCCGCGCTCGAAGAGCTTAAACGTATGCTCGGGCGCATGGAGATCGTGAGGGACGTTTCCTATCGCTCGTTTTCGAGGGAGAGGTTCGAGGTCGATGTGGAGGTGGCCGGTACGGCCCGGACGCTCGTGGAGTGGATAGACAGGGAAGCCGGGGACCGCTTTGTCGTGGTGCCCGAGGGGGGCGACAGGGTCGTCGTAAGGGCTGCCCGCAGTACCGTCACGGAGGAGGAATGAAAAGGGTTAAGATACTACTGCTGTCTGTTTTTGTTCTCTGTCTGGTCCTCTCGGCCTGCTCGAGGGAGGTGCCCTACAGGCTTTCGAAGGGCTACGCCGAGGCGAGCCCCGTAACCCTGCTGGTGCTCCCGGTGGAGGGCAGGCGGGGGAGCGCGGAGGTAAAGGGCCTTTTAAGGGACACCGTCACCGAAAGGCTCCTGAACATGGGCTACAGGATCGTCAACCCGGAGAGGGTAAACGACGCCTACCTGAGAATAAGCCCCGAACGCCTCGAAAAGCTCTCCCCGGACGAAATGTGCGAGCTCTTCGATGCCGACGCGGTGCTCTACACGAAGATGACCGTATGGAGGGAGAGGCTCTTCCTCAACTACGCCTCCTTGAAGATCGGCGCCGCGTTCAAGCTCTACTCAAAGGGCGGCACCAGGCTGTGGAAGGCGAAGTACAAGACCAAGGAGTCGGACCTGCGGTTTGATAAGGAATTTATGAAGCTCTCGGTAATAGAGGCGTACGAGCCGAGGGTCCACAGAGTAGTGGATGCGGTCTTCTCGACCCTGCCGGTAAGGGTCGCGCGGAAGGAGGAGGGGAAAAAATTCTTCGACTGGCTCCCGTAAGGGGGCATCGCTCACGACGTACCGCAGGCTGACCGGGATCGCACATGTCCATATACCCCACGCTCAATATCCCCAACGTCCTGACCATAGTCCGGCTCTTGCTGGTGCCGGTGTTCGTGGTCCTGGTGGCCTACGAGATGTTCTACGCGGCGCTGGCCGTCTTTATCACGGCCGGCATTACCGACGCGCTCGACGGCTTTATCGCCAAGAGGTTCGACCAGAGTACCGAGTTCGGCACCCTCATGGACCCGGTGGCGGACAAGTTCCTCCTCATATCGGCCTTTATCGTGCTTACGATAAAGGGCTGGATGCCGCCGCTCCTCTGCACGCTGGTTATTTTGAGGGACATGGTCATCATCGTAGGCTTCATAATGCTTGCGAGTGCCGAGAAGAGGATAGACGTGGTGCCCGCAAGAGAGGGCAAGATAACCACCACGCTGCAGATTATAACGGTCATAATGGCCATACTCGCTGCGGGCGAGCCCGACCCGCTGTTTACGGGGCTCGTCGTTGTCACTGCGGCCGCTACCGTCTATAGCGGCTTTTACTACGTCTGGAGGGAGGTCGGCGCACGTAAGGGGAGGGGTTAAGCGCGGGCTTTATCCCCCTCTGGTCTCTCTTCGGCCTTCTTTTTTAGCGTTTGCGGAGAGGTAATACTTGACAAATTTGATAAGGTATATTAGACTGTTATTGTGCGTTTCTGCGGGGAGAATAGCGGGGAATAGAAGATGAGGCTTACGACCAAAGGTCAATACGCCGTGAGGGCCATGGTAAACCTCGCCGCTCACGATGACGGCAGGCCCGTGAACCTTAAGGATATTTCAAGGGAGGAAGGGATCTCGCTTTCCTACCTCGAGCAGCTCTTCGTAAAGCTCAGGAAGGGGAGCGTGGTAAGGAGTGTCCGGGGTCCCGGCGGCGGCTACGTGCTGGCCAAGCCCTCCTCGGAGATAAGCGTCGGGGAGGTTATAAGGGTGGTCGAGGAGCCGCTTAACCCGGTGGCCTGCCTCGATGACGACCCCGAGGCGTGCGAGAGAAGCGACGGGTGCATAACGCAGAAAGTATGGAAGGGGCTCGGGGACAGGATAAAGGAGTTCCTGAACTCCATAAGCATAGAAGAGTTGAGCCATGAGGTAAAGGCCCACGGCGGGGAAGGCCCGGCCGAGGATAACGTGCGCTGCCCGCCCGCCTGAGCCGGAGCGGGAGAGAAGGGCAAAAACGGAAAAAACATTTACGGGAGGAATTTTTGAAAAAGATATACTTCGACCATAACGCCACCACGCCGGTAAACCCGGAGGTCTTCGAGGCCATGAGGCCGTACCTTACCGGCGAGTGGGGTAACCCGTCGAGTATCCACTGGGCCGGGAGGGGTCCGAGGAAGGCGGTGGACGAGGCGAGGGAGGCGGTAAGCGGCTTTCTTAACTGCAGCCCGCCGGAGCTGATCTTTACGAGTTCCGGCAGCGAGAGCGACAACCTGGCGATAAAGGGGGTCGCATTTTCTAAAAAAGCCAAAGGCAACCACATCATAACGACGAAGGTCGAGCACCCGGCGGTGCTTAATACCTGCAAGCAGCTGGCAAAGGACGGTTTTGACGTGACCTTCCTCGACGTCGACGAGGAAGGCATGCTCGACCTGAATGAGCTTGAGAAGAGCATAACCCCGAAGACCATACTCATAACGGTCATGTACGCCAATAACGAGACCGGGGTTATATTCCCCATAAAGGAGATAGGCAGGATAGCCCGGGAGCGGAAGGTGGTTTTCCACACCGACGCCGTGCAGGCGGCGGGCAAGCTGCCGCTTGACGTAAAGGATCTCGGCTGCGACCTCCTGAGCGTCTCCGGCCACAAGCTATACGCGCCAAAGGGCGTGGGCGCCCTCTACGTCAAGAGGGGCGTCAGGCTGGTGCCCCTTATCCACGGCGGGCACCACGAGAGGAACAGGCGCGGCGGCACCGAGGACGTGGCCGGCATAGTGGCGCTCGCGAAGGCGTGCGAGATGGCCCTGAGCGAGATGGCCGGGGAGGGCGAGCGTCTCTCCAAGCTCAGGGACAGGATCGAGCTGGGTCTCATGGAGGCGATACCGCATGTCAAGCGGAACGGCCACCCCGATAAGAGGATACCCAACACCGCGAACCTGAGCTTCGAGTTCGTCGAGGGCGAGTCACTTCTCTTGAGCCTCGACATGCTCGGCATGGCGGCCTCGAGCGGCTCGGCATGCACCTCCGGGAGCCTCGAGCCCTCGCATGTGCTGCTTGCCATGGGGCTCCCGCACGAGCTCTCGCACGGCTCGGTGAGGTTCAGCCTCGGCAGCTCCACCACCGAAGAGGACGTGGATTATCTCGTGGAGAAGATGCCCCCCATAGTCGAGAGGATGAGGAACATGTCGCCGCTGTGGAGCGAGGCGGAGGGCAAGGCCGCCAACATAAGCTTCCAGGAAAAGGGCGGCCGTTAAAAGAAAGGGAATAACGATATGTACTCCGAAAAGGTGATGGACCACTTCTCCAACCCGCGTAACGTAGGGGAGCTGGACGACCCGAGCGGTATCGGCACGGTCGGGAACCCGGCCTGCGGCGATATAATGAAGCTCACCATAAAGGTCGAGGACGACGTCATAAAGGACGTAAAGTTCAAGACCTTCGGCTGCGGCGCGGCCATAGCCACGAGCTCGATGGTCACGGAGCTCGTCAAGGGAAAGCATCTCGACGAGGCCGAGAAGATCTCGAATAACAGCGTGGCCGAGGCCCTCGACGGCCTGCCGCCCGTTAAGATGCACTGCTCCAACCTCGCCGCCGACGCGCTCCATGCCGCTATCGAAGACTACAAGAAGAGAGAAGACTCGAAGTAAACCCGCCGGTATGCGCGTGCGTTCCGACTACGCCGGCGCATAGCGGCTCTTTATCTCCATACTTCCATGAAAAAGAAAAGGGTAGTAGTTGCGATGAGCGGCGGGGTGGACTCCTCCACCGCCGCAGCACTCTTGATGGAGCAGGGTTTCGAGGTCGTGGGCATGACCATGCAGCTCTGGGACTACTCCGACCGGGAGGAGGGGGAGGAGGGGGACCGGGCCGCCACGTCGGGAAGCTGCTGCTCGCTCGAAGACCTCTATGACGCCCGGAGGGTGGCCGCCACCCTCTCCATACCATTCTACGTCGTAAACCTCGAAGAGGTCTTCACGCGCGAGGTAGTCGACTACTTCGTCAAGAGCTACCTATCCGGCGAGACCCCCAACCCGTGCGTTAAGTGTAACGAGATCATGAAGTTCGATGTGCTCATGCGTAAGGCGATGGAGCTCGAGGCCGACTACCTCGCCACGGGCCACTACGCCCGAATAGAGGAGACGGACGGCGCCATGAGACTCCTCAAGGGTACGGACCCCACCAAGGATCAGTCATACTTCCTCTTCACCATGACCCAGCCGCAGCTCCGGAAAACACTCTTCCCGCTCGGCTCGCTTACAAAGGAAGAGGTGAGGGAGCGGGCCAAAGGGCTCGGCCTCCGGACGGCGGAGAAGGAAGAGAGCCAGGAGATATGTTTTATTGACGAAGAGGGTTACGGAGAGTTCCTTGCCGGGAAGGCCAAGATGCCGCCCGGCGAGATCGTCGATACAAGCGGCACGGTGCTCGGCGAGCACAGGGGGCTATACCGTTATACAGTAGGCCAGAGGAAGGGGTTAAAGTTGAGCAACGGGCCGTTTTACGTCCTCGGCATGGATATGCGGAAGAACAGCCTTATAGTCGGAGGCGAGGACGAGCTCTACGCCGGTGGGCTCAAGGCGAGGGATGTAAA from Thermodesulfobacteriota bacterium carries:
- a CDS encoding DNA mismatch repair protein MutL; translation: FQKPSGDTVNPEFLAMEVVGQLWGEFLVAQAAKEFFIIDQHGAAERVRFEKLRKGYRSGSVPSQYLLIPERIETAPDEKAAVEGAMAELERLGFEVAPFGSSTSKGGGTFIIKAAPEMLGGREAGRLVTDLAEELSTLGGSANVERKLDEVFIRVACHSVVRGRRPLTGEEAAALLRDLSEVDFSGHCPHGRPVVKKVTREEVERMFKRG
- the miaA gene encoding tRNA (adenosine(37)-N6)-dimethylallyltransferase MiaA produces the protein MTGTGRIKIVIIVGPTASGKSRLAIELARVFDGEVVSADSMQVYKGMDIGTARPSPAERGAVPHHLMDIVDPDCDYTAARFREDAAAAINDIDSRGKRAFVVGGTGLYIRALTEGLFEGPGEDHRFRDGLKKEAAEHGGQSLHRKLAEVDPVSASRTHPNNTHRVVRALEVYHLTGRPISELQAEHGFGEEPFDLLKIGLVKEREALYRDIDGRVDGMMEAGLLAEVCRLIDAGYGAGYKEGLKSMQGLGYKEMLDHVAGGCTLEEAVRLLKRNTRHYAKRQMTWFKKDKDIRWFTSGESSVIIPVVREYFAVEVAASG
- a CDS encoding GNA1162 family protein; its protein translation is MKRVKILLLSVFVLCLVLSACSREVPYRLSKGYAEASPVTLLVLPVEGRRGSAEVKGLLRDTVTERLLNMGYRIVNPERVNDAYLRISPERLEKLSPDEMCELFDADAVLYTKMTVWRERLFLNYASLKIGAAFKLYSKGGTRLWKAKYKTKESDLRFDKEFMKLSVIEAYEPRVHRVVDAVFSTLPVRVARKEEGKKFFDWLP
- a CDS encoding CDP-alcohol phosphatidyltransferase family protein, with the translated sequence MSIYPTLNIPNVLTIVRLLLVPVFVVLVAYEMFYAALAVFITAGITDALDGFIAKRFDQSTEFGTLMDPVADKFLLISAFIVLTIKGWMPPLLCTLVILRDMVIIVGFIMLASAEKRIDVVPAREGKITTTLQIITVIMAILAAGEPDPLFTGLVVVTAAATVYSGFYYVWREVGARKGRG
- a CDS encoding Rrf2 family transcriptional regulator, coding for MRLTTKGQYAVRAMVNLAAHDDGRPVNLKDISREEGISLSYLEQLFVKLRKGSVVRSVRGPGGGYVLAKPSSEISVGEVIRVVEEPLNPVACLDDDPEACERSDGCITQKVWKGLGDRIKEFLNSISIEELSHEVKAHGGEGPAEDNVRCPPA
- the nifS gene encoding cysteine desulfurase NifS, with protein sequence MKKIYFDHNATTPVNPEVFEAMRPYLTGEWGNPSSIHWAGRGPRKAVDEAREAVSGFLNCSPPELIFTSSGSESDNLAIKGVAFSKKAKGNHIITTKVEHPAVLNTCKQLAKDGFDVTFLDVDEEGMLDLNELEKSITPKTILITVMYANNETGVIFPIKEIGRIARERKVVFHTDAVQAAGKLPLDVKDLGCDLLSVSGHKLYAPKGVGALYVKRGVRLVPLIHGGHHERNRRGGTEDVAGIVALAKACEMALSEMAGEGERLSKLRDRIELGLMEAIPHVKRNGHPDKRIPNTANLSFEFVEGESLLLSLDMLGMAASSGSACTSGSLEPSHVLLAMGLPHELSHGSVRFSLGSSTTEEDVDYLVEKMPPIVERMRNMSPLWSEAEGKAANISFQEKGGR
- the nifU gene encoding Fe-S cluster assembly scaffold protein NifU — protein: MYSEKVMDHFSNPRNVGELDDPSGIGTVGNPACGDIMKLTIKVEDDVIKDVKFKTFGCGAAIATSSMVTELVKGKHLDEAEKISNNSVAEALDGLPPVKMHCSNLAADALHAAIEDYKKREDSK
- the mnmA gene encoding tRNA 2-thiouridine(34) synthase MnmA; translated protein: MKKKRVVVAMSGGVDSSTAAALLMEQGFEVVGMTMQLWDYSDREEGEEGDRAATSGSCCSLEDLYDARRVAATLSIPFYVVNLEEVFTREVVDYFVKSYLSGETPNPCVKCNEIMKFDVLMRKAMELEADYLATGHYARIEETDGAMRLLKGTDPTKDQSYFLFTMTQPQLRKTLFPLGSLTKEEVRERAKGLGLRTAEKEESQEICFIDEEGYGEFLAGKAKMPPGEIVDTSGTVLGEHRGLYRYTVGQRKGLKLSNGPFYVLGMDMRKNSLIVGGEDELYAGGLKARDVNWINGAPSAGESVTVKIRYRHPGVESVISIDGDRVELKFSTPEKAVAPGQAAVFYRGDELLGGGWIEGALE